The Salinibacterium sp. M195 genome includes a window with the following:
- a CDS encoding DUF305 domain-containing protein yields the protein MKTRFAATAAIALTALLTLSGCANAATESGQGANPSPTDSASFADANNADVMFTAMMIPHHEQAVEMADMVLVKEGIDERVVTLAQEIKAAQGPEIELMTSWLDGWGVDAADGMGGMDHGDGMMSGSDMSELDAANGDDASRLFLEQMIVHHEGAIEMAETEIDEGQNADAVALAQEIIDAQAAEITIMQDIISSL from the coding sequence ATGAAGACTCGTTTCGCGGCGACCGCCGCAATTGCCCTGACCGCACTGCTCACGCTCTCGGGGTGTGCAAACGCTGCGACAGAATCTGGTCAAGGCGCCAACCCATCGCCGACCGACTCGGCATCATTCGCTGATGCGAACAACGCAGATGTCATGTTTACCGCAATGATGATTCCGCACCATGAGCAGGCGGTTGAGATGGCCGACATGGTGCTCGTTAAGGAAGGCATTGACGAGCGTGTGGTCACGCTCGCCCAGGAGATCAAGGCGGCTCAAGGCCCTGAAATTGAACTCATGACTTCGTGGCTTGACGGCTGGGGTGTCGATGCGGCGGACGGCATGGGTGGCATGGACCACGGTGACGGAATGATGAGTGGCTCCGACATGTCTGAGCTTGACGCTGCCAACGGGGATGACGCTTCGCGCTTGTTCCTCGAGCAGATGATCGTCCACCACGAAGGAGCGATCGAGATGGCCGAGACGGAAATCGATGAGGGGCAAAACGCAGACGCTGTAGCGCTTGCTCAAGAGATCATCGATGCTCAAGCCGCCGAGATCACCATCATGCAGGACATCATTAGCTCTCTGTAA
- a CDS encoding APC family permease: protein MASRTDKISLMGSVSLGTGVMIGAGIFALVGQVAEFAGDFFPLAFLFGAIVAAISSYSYVRYSSVNPSSGGIAMLLKDAYGPGVAAGSFSLFMYVSMVVAESLLARTFGTYLLRPFGLQDSVILVPILGVAAIATAAIVNFIGNTLVERSATITAIAKIIGIAVLAIAGLIGVAAGGDGFLAKSSGDSLNIVGVLAGTTLCVLAYKGFTTITNQGDDIRDPKRNIARSILISLAICTFLYLLITVSVSSSIGASGAVDARNYALAQAAEPFFGAWGVGITVAIAVVATLSGLLASLYSVSRLYAMLQEMKQAPSLPKSVPHQPMIITAGLAILVTVFLDLSQIASMGVFLYLTMDMAVQWGVIRRLRAKIEARIWLPVLTIVLDLAILIPFAVLKIQSDLFTVIVSAVVATAIVAAQVVTVRKRSQN from the coding sequence ATGGCTTCACGTACAGACAAAATCTCGCTCATGGGCTCAGTGTCATTGGGCACGGGGGTGATGATCGGCGCGGGAATCTTTGCCCTCGTTGGTCAGGTCGCAGAATTCGCCGGAGATTTCTTCCCCCTCGCTTTCTTGTTTGGCGCGATCGTCGCCGCAATCAGCTCGTACTCCTACGTGCGCTATTCCAGCGTGAATCCCTCCTCGGGCGGAATCGCGATGTTGTTGAAGGACGCCTATGGCCCCGGCGTCGCAGCTGGTTCGTTCTCGCTCTTCATGTATGTGTCGATGGTGGTGGCGGAGAGTCTTTTGGCGCGAACCTTCGGCACGTACCTGCTTCGCCCCTTCGGGCTGCAAGACTCCGTGATTCTGGTGCCGATACTCGGTGTCGCCGCAATCGCCACTGCCGCGATTGTGAACTTCATCGGCAATACGCTTGTCGAACGCTCGGCAACGATTACGGCAATCGCCAAGATCATCGGAATTGCCGTGCTCGCCATAGCGGGCCTGATTGGAGTCGCAGCGGGCGGAGACGGATTCTTGGCGAAGTCGTCGGGAGACTCACTCAACATTGTCGGGGTGCTGGCGGGAACTACGCTGTGCGTTCTTGCTTATAAGGGCTTCACCACGATCACCAATCAGGGTGACGACATTCGTGACCCGAAACGAAACATCGCCCGCTCCATCCTTATTTCGCTGGCGATCTGCACCTTCTTGTACTTGCTGATCACGGTATCTGTGAGCTCGAGCATCGGGGCGAGCGGAGCTGTGGATGCTCGGAACTATGCTCTTGCGCAAGCGGCGGAGCCCTTCTTTGGGGCTTGGGGTGTTGGCATTACTGTCGCGATCGCCGTAGTGGCGACGCTCTCGGGGCTGCTGGCGAGTTTGTACTCGGTGTCGCGGCTTTACGCGATGCTGCAGGAAATGAAGCAGGCTCCCTCGTTGCCGAAATCGGTTCCGCATCAGCCCATGATCATCACGGCGGGTCTCGCTATTCTCGTCACCGTATTTCTCGATCTCAGTCAGATCGCATCGATGGGCGTCTTCCTCTACTTGACGATGGATATGGCAGTGCAGTGGGGCGTCATCCGCCGACTGCGGGCCAAGATTGAGGCGCGAATCTGGCTTCCGGTGCTGACCATCGTGCTGGATCTCGCCATCCTGATTCCGTTCGCGGTGCTCAAAATCCAGAGCGATCTCTTTACGGTCATTGTCTCTGCTGTGGTGGCGACTGCCATTGTCGCGGCACAGGTAGTGACGGTTCGAAAGCGCTCGCAGAACTGA
- a CDS encoding ABC transporter permease, translated as MLRLSLGAKFTLGTIVAISLAFMYIPLFLVVINSFSAARLSSWPITEFSTVWWEKAFVSEPIRAALLNSVIVGLGATAIALILGTLVAFALQRYTFFGKQSVNLLVVLPIALPGIVTGVALNNTYNQVLEPIGIEVGYFGMIIAHGTFCIVMVFNNVLARLRRINPSIEEASRDLGATPLQTFRLVTFPQFRSAFVAGAILAFALSFDEVVVTIFTAPPGVDTLPLWIMNQMARPNEASLVNVVATVVILASFIPVWVSQRLARGADERE; from the coding sequence ATGTTGAGACTCTCCCTCGGCGCCAAGTTCACCCTCGGCACTATCGTCGCGATCTCCCTCGCGTTCATGTACATCCCCCTGTTCTTGGTCGTCATCAACTCGTTCAGTGCCGCGCGCCTGTCGAGTTGGCCCATTACCGAGTTCTCCACCGTCTGGTGGGAGAAGGCGTTCGTCAGCGAACCCATCCGGGCTGCCCTGCTCAACTCGGTCATCGTCGGCCTCGGCGCAACCGCGATTGCGCTCATCCTCGGAACGCTCGTGGCCTTCGCCCTGCAGCGGTACACCTTCTTCGGCAAGCAGAGCGTCAACTTGCTCGTCGTGCTGCCGATCGCTCTGCCCGGCATCGTGACCGGTGTCGCCCTCAACAACACCTACAACCAGGTGCTCGAGCCGATCGGTATTGAGGTCGGATACTTCGGCATGATCATCGCCCACGGCACCTTCTGCATCGTCATGGTCTTCAATAACGTGCTCGCCCGTTTGCGCCGCATCAACCCCAGCATCGAAGAAGCCTCCCGTGACCTCGGGGCAACGCCGCTGCAGACGTTCCGCCTCGTGACGTTCCCGCAGTTTCGCAGCGCGTTTGTTGCCGGGGCGATTCTTGCTTTTGCACTGAGCTTCGACGAGGTTGTCGTCACGATCTTCACGGCCCCGCCCGGTGTCGACACCCTGCCGCTCTGGATCATGAACCAGATGGCGCGCCCCAACGAGGCCTCCCTCGTCAACGTCGTCGCGACCGTCGTGATTCTCGCCTCGTTCATTCCCGTCTGGGTCTCGCAACGCCTCGCCCGCGGAGCCGACGAGCGCGAATAG
- a CDS encoding ABC transporter permease, producing MNRRAQLSALLALPMLWLIGIYIFSLVMLLVTAFWVTDPFTSKVKPGFTLRNFEQIIANPAYASTSIRTLGIALAVTVLSILISVPLGIFMAKVASPKLRAILAVAITLPLWAGYLVKILAMRITFTEEGFFNSMLGPLGISGPGFSIVTVVLTLTYLWLPYMAVPVYTAIRQLPPNLFDASSDLGAGAGFTIRTVVLPLIKPAIIAGSIFTFSLSLGDYIAAKFVGGSTQMIGSIIASNINLNPPIAAAFSLVPIAFVVIYLVSVQRTGALERM from the coding sequence ATGAATCGCCGCGCGCAACTCTCGGCTCTACTGGCGCTGCCCATGCTGTGGCTCATCGGCATCTACATCTTCTCGCTCGTCATGCTTCTCGTGACGGCATTCTGGGTGACCGACCCCTTCACCTCCAAGGTGAAGCCGGGGTTCACTCTGCGCAACTTTGAGCAGATCATCGCGAACCCCGCCTACGCCTCGACCTCGATTCGCACCCTTGGCATCGCCCTCGCGGTTACCGTGTTGAGCATCCTGATCTCGGTTCCGCTCGGCATCTTCATGGCCAAAGTCGCCTCGCCCAAACTGCGCGCCATTCTTGCTGTCGCGATCACCCTCCCGCTCTGGGCTGGCTATCTCGTGAAGATTCTGGCCATGCGCATCACCTTCACCGAAGAAGGCTTCTTCAACTCGATGCTCGGCCCCCTCGGCATCAGCGGCCCCGGCTTCAGCATCGTCACGGTCGTGCTGACCCTCACCTACCTGTGGCTGCCGTATATGGCGGTGCCGGTGTACACGGCGATCCGTCAACTGCCACCGAACCTCTTTGATGCGTCGTCAGACCTTGGCGCTGGTGCCGGGTTCACGATCCGCACCGTTGTGCTTCCTCTTATTAAGCCCGCCATCATCGCCGGCTCAATCTTCACGTTCTCCCTGAGTCTCGGCGACTACATCGCCGCCAAATTTGTGGGTGGCTCAACGCAGATGATCGGCAGCATCATCGCCTCGAACATCAACCTGAACCCTCCGATCGCTGCCGCGTTCTCGCTCGTACCGATCGCCTTTGTTGTCATTTACCTCGTCAGCGTGCAACGCACTGGCGCACTGGAACGGATGTGA